From a single Agrobacterium tumefaciens genomic region:
- the rnhA gene encoding ribonuclease HI, which yields MKHVDIFTDGACSGNPGPGGWGAVLRYGEVEKELSGGEAETTNNRMELLAAISALNALKSPCEVDLYTDSAYVKDGITKWIFGWKKKGWKTADNKPVKNVELWQALEAAQERHKVTLHWVKGHAGHPENERADELARKGMEPFKRR from the coding sequence ATGAAACATGTCGATATTTTCACCGATGGCGCCTGCTCCGGCAATCCCGGTCCCGGCGGCTGGGGCGCTGTGCTGCGTTATGGCGAGGTGGAGAAGGAACTGTCCGGAGGCGAGGCCGAGACCACCAATAACCGCATGGAGCTGCTGGCGGCGATTTCCGCACTCAACGCATTAAAGAGCCCCTGCGAGGTCGATCTTTATACCGACAGCGCCTATGTCAAGGACGGCATTACCAAGTGGATTTTCGGCTGGAAAAAGAAGGGCTGGAAGACCGCCGATAACAAGCCGGTCAAAAATGTCGAGCTCTGGCAGGCGCTTGAGGCGGCACAGGAGCGCCACAAGGTTACCCTGCACTGGGTCAAGGGCCATGCCGGCCACCCGGAAAACGAGCGCGCCGACGAATTGGCGCGCAAGGGCATGGAGCCCTTCAAACGCCGGTAA